One window of the Fusobacterium animalis 7_1 genome contains the following:
- a CDS encoding DUF4125 family protein, protein MEKEKLIEEILEKEWAYFSKLNNIGGRAACQDNREDFIIMRKSQWETFNEETLLSYLDDLNSKNNPLFQKYGQMMKYNSPQEYKKVKDILENPSKNKITLIEKIMSIYMEWEKEFFKKYPIFSSMGRPLYSTEDDNIETSIETYLRGELLSYSEKTLQLYLKYILEMKEKNINLAIKNMDNLASMQGFKNSDEVEEYYKNLQKN, encoded by the coding sequence ATGGAAAAAGAAAAATTAATTGAAGAGATATTAGAAAAAGAATGGGCATATTTTTCAAAATTAAATAATATTGGAGGAAGAGCAGCTTGCCAAGATAATAGAGAAGATTTCATTATAATGAGAAAATCTCAATGGGAAACTTTTAATGAAGAAACTCTTTTGTCTTATTTAGATGATTTAAATTCAAAAAATAATCCTTTATTTCAAAAGTATGGGCAGATGATGAAATATAATTCTCCACAAGAATATAAGAAAGTAAAAGATATTTTAGAAAATCCAAGTAAAAATAAAATAACTTTAATAGAAAAAATTATGTCTATTTATATGGAGTGGGAAAAAGAATTTTTCAAAAAATATCCAATATTTTCATCTATGGGCAGACCCTTGTACTCAACAGAAGATGATAATATTGAAACTTCAATAGAAACATATTTGAGAGGTGAGCTTTTATCTTATTCAGAAAAAACTTTACAACTTTATCTGAAATATATACTTGAAATGAAAGAAAAAAATATAAATCTTGCTATTAAAAATATGGATAATTTAGCTAGTATGCAAGGTTTTAAAAATTCAGATGAAGTTGAAGAATATTATAAGAATTTGCAGAAAAATTAA
- a CDS encoding hydrolase, with translation MKNAVIYIHGKYGTAEEAEYYKKFFKEADVIGFEYTSEYPWNFQKEFSTFFDEICTKYKKISIIANSIGAYFTMLSLTNKNIEKAFFISPIVDMEKLITDMMFLENITEKELYKKKKIKTSFGETLSWDYLTFVRKNPIEWNVSTYILYGEKDNLTSYETILNFTNKSKANLTIMKGGEHWFHTDEQMEFLNNWIKDLA, from the coding sequence GTGAAAAATGCAGTAATTTATATACATGGGAAATATGGGACAGCAGAGGAAGCTGAATATTATAAAAAATTTTTTAAAGAAGCAGATGTTATAGGCTTTGAATATACTTCTGAATATCCTTGGAATTTTCAAAAGGAATTTTCTACTTTCTTTGATGAGATTTGTACAAAATATAAAAAAATATCAATAATTGCAAATAGTATTGGAGCATATTTTACTATGCTTTCATTAACTAATAAAAATATTGAAAAAGCATTTTTTATTTCACCAATTGTAGATATGGAAAAGTTAATTACTGATATGATGTTTTTAGAAAATATAACTGAAAAAGAATTATATAAAAAGAAAAAAATTAAAACTTCATTTGGAGAAACATTATCTTGGGACTATCTTACTTTTGTAAGAAAAAATCCTATTGAATGGAATGTTTCAACATATATCCTATATGGAGAAAAAGATAATTTGACTTCTTATGAAACAATATTAAATTTTACAAATAAATCAAAGGCTAATTTAACAATTATGAAAGGTGGAGAACATTGGTTTCATACAGATGAACAAATGGAATTCTTAAATAATTGGATAAAAGATTTAGCTTAA
- the bioC gene encoding malonyl-ACP O-methyltransferase BioC: MNFNKHYNVYEKYSLAQKQVAKNLLDYMGKSNIFDTKINSIFEIGCGTGIFTKEYRKYFLHSDLILNDIFDVRDFIKDIDYNIFIQENIEELDIPKSDLVVSSSVFQWIKDKDSLIRNIAENTDNLCFSSYVSGNLIEIKNHFDISLDYLNIEEFKEILKKYFSSVKSYSETIKLDFEDPMSVLKHLKYTGVTGFQKTSISKIKTFKDNILTYEVAYFICKK; this comes from the coding sequence ATGAATTTTAATAAACATTACAATGTATATGAAAAATATTCATTGGCACAAAAACAGGTTGCTAAAAATCTGTTAGACTATATGGGAAAATCTAATATTTTTGATACTAAAATTAATTCTATTTTTGAGATAGGTTGTGGAACAGGTATTTTTACAAAAGAATATAGAAAATATTTTCTTCATTCTGATTTAATTTTAAATGATATATTTGATGTAAGAGATTTTATAAAAGATATAGATTATAACATATTTATACAAGAAAATATTGAAGAATTAGATATTCCTAAAAGTGATTTAGTTGTGTCTAGTTCTGTTTTTCAGTGGATAAAAGATAAAGATAGTCTTATAAGAAATATAGCAGAAAATACTGATAATTTATGTTTTTCTAGCTATGTTTCTGGAAATTTAATAGAGATTAAAAATCATTTTGATATTTCGTTGGATTACTTAAATATTGAAGAATTTAAAGAAATTTTAAAAAAGTATTTTTCTTCTGTAAAATCTTATAGTGAAACTATTAAACTTGATTTTGAAGACCCTATGTCAGTTTTAAAACATCTAAAATATACAGGGGTGACTGGATTTCAAAAAACTTCTATTTCTAAAATAAAAACTTTTAAGGACAATATTTTAACTTATGAGGTTGCTTATTTTATTTGTAAAAAATAA
- a CDS encoding aminotransferase class I/II-fold pyridoxal phosphate-dependent enzyme encodes MQKEKIIQELEELKNDNRFRTIKTNDKSLYNFSSNDYLGLAHDKDLLQKFYQNYSFDNYKLSSSSSRLIDGSYLTVMRLERKVEEIYGKPCLVFNSGFDANSSIIETFFDKKSLIITDRLNHASIYEGCINSRAKILRYKHLDTSALEKLLKKYSENYDDILVVTETVYSMDGDCADIRKICNLKDEYKFNLMIDEAHSYGVYGYGIAYNEKLVDKIDFLVIPLGKAGASVGAYVICDEIYKNYLINKSKKFIYSTALPPVNNLWNLFILENMINFQNRIEKFQELVTFSLSTLKKLNLKTKSTSHIISIIIGDNLNTVNLSNNLKELGYLAYAIKEPTVPKDTARLRISLTADMKKEDIEKFFKTLKAEMKKIGVI; translated from the coding sequence ATGCAAAAAGAAAAAATTATACAAGAACTAGAAGAATTAAAAAATGACAATAGATTTAGAACTATAAAGACTAATGATAAAAGTCTTTATAATTTTTCTTCTAATGACTATTTAGGTTTAGCACACGATAAAGATTTATTACAAAAATTTTATCAAAATTATAGTTTTGATAATTACAAACTATCTTCATCTTCATCAAGATTGATTGATGGTTCATATTTAACAGTTATGAGATTAGAAAGGAAGGTTGAGGAAATCTACGGAAAGCCTTGCCTTGTTTTTAATTCAGGTTTTGACGCTAATTCATCAATAATAGAAACTTTTTTTGATAAGAAATCTTTAATAATAACTGATAGATTAAATCATGCAAGTATCTATGAAGGTTGTATTAATTCAAGAGCTAAAATTTTAAGATATAAGCATTTAGATACCAGTGCCTTAGAAAAATTATTAAAAAAATATTCTGAAAATTATGATGATATATTAGTTGTAACAGAAACAGTATATAGTATGGACGGAGATTGTGCAGATATTAGGAAAATCTGTAATTTAAAAGATGAATATAAGTTTAATTTAATGATAGATGAAGCACATTCTTATGGTGTTTATGGCTATGGTATAGCTTACAATGAAAAACTGGTTGATAAAATAGATTTTTTAGTTATTCCATTGGGTAAAGCAGGAGCTTCTGTTGGAGCTTATGTTATCTGTGATGAAATCTATAAGAATTATTTAATAAATAAAAGTAAAAAATTTATTTATTCAACAGCACTTCCACCAGTTAATAATCTATGGAATTTATTTATTTTAGAAAATATGATAAATTTTCAAAATAGAATAGAAAAATTTCAAGAATTAGTTACTTTTTCTTTGAGTACATTGAAAAAACTGAATTTAAAAACTAAGTCAACAAGCCATATTATAAGTATTATTATTGGAGATAATCTAAATACAGTCAACCTTTCAAATAATTTGAAAGAGCTTGGCTATTTAGCTTATGCAATAAAAGAGCCAACAGTTCCAAAAGATACTGCAAGACTTAGAATAAGTTTAACAGCTGACATGAAAAAAGAAGATATAGAAAAATTTTTTAAGACTTTAAAAGCAGAAATGAAAAAAATAGGTGTGATATAG
- a CDS encoding pimeloyl-ACP methyl esterase BioG family protein, with protein MSKIYFFNGWGMDKNLLNPVKNSTEYDIEVIDFPYNIDKNSIDKDDIFIGYSFGVYYLNKFLSENKDLKYKKAVGINGLPETIGKFGINEKMFNITLNTLNEENLEKFLINMDIDDSFCKSDKFFDEIKNELQFFKDNYKIIDNHIDFYYVGKNDRIIPANRLEKYCQNYNLAYKLIECGHYPFSYFKDFKNILDI; from the coding sequence ATGTCTAAAATATATTTTTTTAATGGTTGGGGCATGGATAAAAACCTTTTAAATCCAGTTAAAAATTCAACTGAATATGATATAGAAGTTATAGATTTTCCTTATAATATAGATAAAAATTCTATTGATAAAGATGATATTTTTATAGGATATTCTTTTGGTGTATATTATTTGAATAAGTTTTTATCAGAAAATAAAGATTTAAAATATAAGAAAGCTGTTGGAATTAATGGACTTCCAGAAACTATTGGAAAGTTTGGAATAAATGAAAAGATGTTTAATATAACTCTTAATACATTAAATGAAGAAAATTTAGAGAAATTTTTGATAAATATGGATATAGATGATAGTTTTTGTAAATCAGATAAATTTTTTGATGAAATAAAAAATGAATTACAATTTTTTAAAGATAACTATAAGATAATTGATAATCATATAGATTTTTATTATGTTGGAAAAAATGATAGAATAATCCCAGCTAATAGATTGGAAAAATATTGTCAAAATTATAACTTAGCCTATAAATTAATAGAATGCGGACATTATCCTTTTTCATATTTTAAAGACTTTAAAAATATTTTAGACATATAA